Within the Glycine max cultivar Williams 82 chromosome 12, Glycine_max_v4.0, whole genome shotgun sequence genome, the region ACCTGAAGATGGTCGTATGGACAGTTTCTTTGATGATGGTTTTGATTCTTATCTGCTTTCTGGTTCAGCAAAAGACTGGGTAATGCCAATTACAGATGATACAAGTAATGTCAAAACCCTTCAAGGAGATTCTTTAGTTGACTGTGCGGGTGAATTTCCTAAGAAGGATTTTAAGATTAAGCGCATTGAGGATTGGGTAATTGGTTTGCAGCATTGTGGGCCACCTCTAGAGGAAACAAATGAAGATTTGCCTGAAGTTATTGAACCTTTAATTGATGTTAACACAGTAAATGGCGTGACTGCTGCCAGTGTGAATCATAAGGTCACTCCAGGAATGGAAGCAGCTAAAAGATATATATCTTCTCTGAGTGCTAATGCCACTGCTGCTCAGCTGGGAAATCATGGGTTGGTTGTGATCCCCTTTTTGAGTGCATTTGTGAGTTTAAAAGTGCTCAATTTGGCTGGAAATGCTATCGGttagtattataatttatttatttttattttttatctgtgATGGTCTTCCCTTCTTGCCGTTAAACTGACTGACTGGACTTAATTCAGTTATCTTATTTTGTTCTGAATTCTCTTTTTCAGTGAGGATAACTGCTGGTGCTCTTCCTCGCGGACTTCACGCATTGAATTTGTCGAGAAACAAGATCTCCACTATAGAAGGATTACGTGAACTTACTCGGCTTCGTGTCCTAGACCTCAGTTACAACCGTATATTAAGAATTGGACATGGTAAAACAAATCTGGATTGCATCTCGAGTTtcttatttgtaatattttttgtggaaataattttttgatgcCATTATCTGTTGACATCCAAATGTTTATTGCTGATAttatctccactttttttcttttcctcattTGCACAGGTCTTGCATCCTGCTCATCTTTGAAGGAGCTGTACCTGGCTGGAAACAAGATCAGTGAAGTAGAGGGTCTGCACCGCCTCTTGAAACTAAGTATTCTGGATCTccgttttaacaaaatttcaacAGCCAAATGTCTAGGCCAACTTGCAGCCAACTATAATACTTTGCAAGCTATCAACTTGGATGGGAACCCGGCCCAGAAAAATGTTGGAGATgaacagatgaagaaatatCTGCAAGGCCTTCTTCCCCATCTTGTCTACTACAATCGGCAGCCTATGAAAGTGAACTCTTTGAAGGATGGAGCAGAACGTTCGGTTCGGTTAGGAATGAATTCCCATCAGTTTGATCGCAGCCTTAGAGCGGATCGCAAGACCACAAGGAAGGGCAGCCAAGGTGTTGCAGCCACAAGGAGGCCATCAACTGCTTCTACTCATGCTCGCAGAAGTGTGGACTCACCAAAACTGTCCAAGGGCAAGCAGACTCTCCTGCCACCAACTAGAACCAAAGTATCAACCCAAAGTCGGTATCATTTTGATTCTCCCAGCAAAGTATTGAACTTGGTGTCAGAGCGCTCCATGCGCAAGAGTCGCAGTGAGGGAAATTTTGGAGTTCTGTGAGAGGCTGTTCCATACCAAATTGATTTGTTCACCACCTGGTTTTTGGAGTGTGCATCTATTTACTTTGTCGTTTCgtatttgtgttttgttttctgTTATCACAGGTTATCCCCTCTCTTTTCATTAAGTTTGGTGCACTAGATATTGATACATTGATTTGTGGGTTGTAATGCCCAATAAGCTGCTTTCTGCCACAGTATTTCTATTCCATTATAGGTTGTTGTTCAGTACTTTCAGAACATCATTTTCAATTTGTCTGAAGAGCAAGTATGGTGCAATTACAATAACTTTATTATGTGGGATTGTCGTGCTGACCCCtaatgaaatttggattaaACAACTCTATCCTATGTGGACAAGTGTAATTAAGACAAGTAACTTGGACCCACTTATTTACTCCATCTTGATAATACATACACATGACTACATGAGGTCAACATTAAAAATTTAGTGCAGATTATCAAGGTGATGTTGTCACTGATGTTAGTTCAATTTTGAATATACATTTTTGGCATTTCCACTAGGAGTATGTTAGACTATCCattatttattatgttcaaTCATAAAATTTGGGTCAAATATTTAGTTACCTTCCACTAATCCGTTTGCAGGTGACTTTCCTTTTTTGTGTTAgttacatatatgtatgcataCATGCTTTTGACTTTTGAGCCATAGTAATATTAACTAgttgtgatgattttttttctgataCAACAAATCCATCAAAACCTGTGTTTGATAAGATTACCCTTTAGCAAAATCCATCAGTTTGATTCATGTACACCCTAGTCGGAACTATATGCTACTGTTTTCTCCCTGTGATAGCCCAATGGTGGAAGTGGAACCTATTAAAAGGATTATAATCCGCAATGTGTAACCTAATGGCGGTGAGAGGGTTGTCGCTTGTATATTGATAAATTTGTGAACAGCCATTGTCCATGGAGGGAATCATCAACAACTGAAGAAATTCTGAAAACTTGTCCTTGGGAATTTTCATATTCCAGTGAAGTATGTCTCTTGGAACATAATCTAGAGAGAAAACCAAGAGTAACACTTCCAACGATTTCCCTTTGTAGGAAAAAGACTGCAGCATGCGGTAGAGTTATCTATAATGATGCTGTGTGTCAACAAATGCGGTAGAGTTATCTTCAATAGCAGCTGGTGGTAGTTATTCATGCATTACCTGAAGCCTGAATGATTCTGGTTGTTGCCCTGTTCACCCATTAAGAATCCGTTCACACTCCCAAGATAAATTAGGTTAAACAAGAAATTGATCGAACTGTCATCATAATGTGCAATAACATTAACATAGGCTGCATACTCCTCAGTATCATGAAATCATAGAATGCTGTGGTTATATCATAATTTGATTACCTCTGAGTACACAAGTAACTTCAGCTTTTAACTTCAAAAAATTGTGGTTGAacctataaaaaaatgtgtcattAATAAGGATTAGATAGATCTAACAGGAGTTAGTATTTAATTATAGTTCATATTTGAAAGGGAGAGAGATGCACATACTTAGTGTCTGATAGtgtctcaaataaaattatctttgaaGAAAGATATTAATAAGAAACTACATAATAGGATAGTGCATGTTTAGACTTCTAAGTATAATTTATGTACAACAAAAAAAGActtctaaatataatttatgataaatgcTTAGCACATAACAAGGGATAACGTTATTAATTGTAAACAAAAGTCGAAtagtaacaaaatattttataaatttctctAGCAAGTTCTTAACAATTCTACTTCcaataaagtgatttttttagttgaaaataaaaatttcttgtACCAAACaccaatataatattaaaatttatgaacttAATCAGAATAAACTTATAATGtgaaagttttttatatttttatctaatgaTGAATTGCCATATAGTtgacttttgtaaaaaaatttaaagttcataatttatatgatttttaactgATTCACGGtgcatcaaaattaaatttaaagttaatattaCGTTAAGAAATCAAGTTAAGCCAATTTTGTTCCATAAATTTACGAGTCTcgatttattcaaatttaagtCCAAATTAATAACCATATTAAACTTTGAGTTGGCTACAAATCAATCTAAACCGGGCTCAACACATTCTATATGAACATTAGACTTGAATCCTCTCTCGCAGACCTCTCCAATTTCTCTATGATTTATTTCGATGAACATTCCTACTTTCAAGAGTTATATTAATTTCACAcactttttacaaataaaaaaatatgtacaaatgaaacatctttatatgtaaattgtaatgaaaaattgataatcattatttatttacgtCTTACTTCTCCAagtattatttaaacaaaatggGATATGTTACTCAATGAATATAACTTGATCGGTAACATCTACTAAATTTATGAATGAAGAAACAAGTTTGATCATCACAAAATATATTCTTgagaacaaataataaattttaagcgtaatttaattttgattgaagattaatttataatagGTTCAAAACCCTAAAACTTGTTGAAATAACATGAAGTATTATTAGGAAGGCTAAGATCCTAATTAATGTGgtagaaaaaaaacaaacatgttCTCGAATTTCAAATTCACcgccaaaaccaaaaaaaaataaaattcccgCGGTAGAAGCAACACAGCAAACCAAGTCACCACTAAACCAAAATCCAAaccctctctctcactctcactaGTTTCAACCAAAATGGAGAAGCGATTAATCTCCGTAGACCGTTGGGCAGAGGGAAGCGAAGCGTACTTCCTCACCCACCTCCACTCCGACCACACCCACGGCCTCACCCCCTCCTGGCACCACGCCCCCCTCTTCTGCTCCGCCGTCACCGCCAAACTCCTCCCCTTCAAGTTCCCCGGTTTCGACCTCTCCCTCCTCCGCATCCTCCACCCCGGCACCACCCACACCGTCACCCTCCCCTCCCTCACCCTCCACGTCACCGTCATGGACGCCTGTCACTGCCCCGGTCGGTAACCCTATCACCCTCCCCCTTCCTCCCC harbors:
- the LOC100790061 gene encoding uncharacterized protein, whose protein sequence is MFRFSCFHANVQGNKAKKTVQPSSEAMVKGLQDVTENHGCKDSSNLPCAYSSPSKEQAHKQINVMENHSNWDSVGRSCRSEDLNSKFSFENDNNVHQTRHIKKSQSLQSGLDQGIREADEDLGLSCDGAKSQNESTISISRRYHDANPIDQYGNNPNVEFQVSSGLANDGSLFSIGDPMPSDKDAHEISDTPLSVEFAGDIPDQTFVPGSLFLRKSRSLPNIRASILSSERDAFKHALSRSSDDLHALRMWQKEEFINEFDDQIRADQERENDMGKPEDGRMDSFFDDGFDSYLLSGSAKDWVMPITDDTSNVKTLQGDSLVDCAGEFPKKDFKIKRIEDWVIGLQHCGPPLEETNEDLPEVIEPLIDVNTVNGVTAASVNHKVTPGMEAAKRYISSLSANATAAQLGNHGLVVIPFLSAFVSLKVLNLAGNAIVRITAGALPRGLHALNLSRNKISTIEGLRELTRLRVLDLSYNRILRIGHGLASCSSLKELYLAGNKISEVEGLHRLLKLSILDLRFNKISTAKCLGQLAANYNTLQAINLDGNPAQKNVGDEQMKKYLQGLLPHLVYYNRQPMKVNSLKDGAERSVRLGMNSHQFDRSLRADRKTTRKGSQGVAATRRPSTASTHARRSVDSPKLSKGKQTLLPPTRTKVSTQSRYHFDSPSKVLNLVSERSMRKSRSEGNFGVL